A single region of the uncultured Draconibacterium sp. genome encodes:
- a CDS encoding amino acid permease — protein sequence MHNLQKNLERRLGLFPVTNIVIANIIGAGIFTTTGYLMGFLQNPVVMLILWGIGGLIALCGAISFGELGAAFPEAGGEYVFISKLYSPMLGFLSGWLSLIVGFSAPIAASAIGFAKYFTWAFPQLQNWLMLNEILSVDNFSRCIAILVIVGFSFLHSRGIVLGARVQNWLTLLKLLLVVGLIIAGLLLGEGSIQNVRSDIPFQFSFDNWKALGLSLMFIMFAYSGWNSATYIGSEIREPRKVIPRSLLISTLTVTVLYILLNLFFVYAVPASQMRNEPEIGGLAAGLAFGATAETIISLLISFALFSSLSAFIILGPRVYYKMASDGLFFEAIARIHRKHKVPTNAILLQAAIAIVLVLSGTFEQILTYMGFSLGIFPIIAVAGNIKLRRSKYQGLRLPGYPYVQVFFILVSTAILVLAYLERPVESSIAVLTALSGIPVYYWFQRKKVKKTE from the coding sequence TTGCATAATCTGCAAAAGAATCTTGAACGCCGACTTGGCTTATTTCCTGTAACAAATATCGTTATTGCCAATATTATTGGTGCCGGAATTTTTACGACTACCGGCTATTTAATGGGATTTTTGCAGAATCCTGTTGTTATGTTGATTTTGTGGGGAATTGGCGGTTTGATAGCTTTATGCGGAGCCATTTCGTTTGGCGAATTGGGAGCTGCTTTTCCCGAAGCGGGTGGCGAATATGTATTTATCTCAAAACTGTACTCGCCAATGCTGGGCTTTTTAAGTGGCTGGCTATCGCTGATTGTTGGTTTCTCAGCGCCAATTGCAGCATCGGCCATTGGCTTTGCAAAATATTTTACCTGGGCGTTTCCACAGTTGCAAAACTGGCTGATGCTAAATGAAATACTCAGCGTAGATAATTTTAGCCGTTGTATAGCAATTCTGGTTATTGTTGGTTTTAGTTTTCTGCATTCGCGTGGAATTGTGCTGGGTGCCCGGGTGCAAAACTGGCTTACCTTGCTAAAATTACTATTGGTGGTAGGATTAATAATTGCCGGTTTGCTGCTGGGCGAGGGAAGTATACAAAATGTACGATCGGACATCCCATTTCAGTTTTCGTTTGATAACTGGAAAGCGCTTGGACTGTCGCTAATGTTTATAATGTTTGCCTACAGTGGCTGGAATTCGGCAACTTACATTGGTTCCGAAATTCGGGAGCCTCGCAAAGTTATTCCGCGCTCTTTACTCATTTCAACCTTAACGGTAACTGTTTTATACATTCTGCTGAACCTGTTTTTTGTGTATGCTGTGCCGGCATCTCAAATGCGGAATGAACCAGAAATTGGTGGTTTGGCGGCCGGGCTGGCTTTTGGTGCAACTGCCGAAACAATTATTTCGTTGCTTATTTCATTTGCGCTTTTTTCTTCGTTAAGTGCATTTATTATTCTGGGGCCGCGGGTCTATTATAAGATGGCCAGCGATGGTTTGTTTTTTGAGGCAATTGCCCGTATTCACAGAAAGCATAAAGTGCCGACTAACGCCATTTTGCTTCAAGCGGCAATTGCTATTGTGTTGGTTCTTTCGGGCACTTTCGAACAGATTTTGACATACATGGGATTTTCTTTGGGAATATTTCCGATTATTGCGGTGGCGGGAAATATTAAACTTCGACGATCAAAATACCAGGGGCTGCGTTTGCCGGGTTATCCGTATGTTCAGGTATTTTTTATTTTGGTGAGTACGGCCATTTTAGTTCTTGCGTACCTGGAGCGTCCAGTCGAGTCGAGTATTGCTGTTTTAACAGCTCTTTCGGGTATTCCTGTATATTACTGGTTTCAGAGAAAAAAGGTTAAGAAGACTGAATAG
- a CDS encoding class I SAM-dependent methyltransferase gives MKYRLFMLCLLGVLAAFTACGQYPETENSLDKKVKAFLEKNASEWRDMNVPLTDGKILYDIIVENGYTSAVEIGTSTGHSAIWIAWALSKTGGKLITIEIDKTRYLQAKANFRKAGVSKYIDVRLADAHELVPALSGEYDFVFCDADKYWYKNYFIAMDPKLKKGGCFTAHNTSTMVNGIGEFLRYIENLETYDTTIDRSSRSGISKSFKK, from the coding sequence ATGAAGTACCGACTATTTATGCTATGCTTATTGGGAGTTCTGGCTGCATTTACCGCATGTGGCCAATATCCTGAAACCGAAAATTCGCTCGACAAAAAGGTTAAAGCTTTTCTTGAGAAAAACGCGAGCGAATGGCGCGATATGAATGTTCCTTTAACAGATGGGAAAATTCTTTACGATATTATTGTTGAAAATGGCTACACTTCGGCCGTTGAAATCGGAACGTCAACCGGTCACTCTGCCATTTGGATTGCGTGGGCATTGAGCAAAACCGGAGGAAAGCTAATAACGATTGAAATTGATAAAACCCGATACTTGCAGGCCAAGGCAAATTTCCGTAAAGCCGGTGTTTCAAAATATATCGATGTTAGACTGGCCGATGCACACGAGTTGGTGCCTGCGTTAAGTGGAGAGTACGATTTTGTTTTCTGCGATGCGGATAAATACTGGTACAAAAACTACTTTATTGCGATGGATCCAAAATTAAAAAAAGGTGGATGTTTTACTGCTCACAACACTTCAACAATGGTGAATGGCATTGGTGAGTTTCTTCGCTATATTGAAAATCTGGAAACTTATGATACCACTATCGACCGATCGAGTCGTTCCGGAATATCAAAAAGTTTTAAAAAATAA
- a CDS encoding peptidylprolyl isomerase gives MKTAEIHTSKGVMKVKFYEEDAPGTVANFIKLAESGFYDGLTFHRVIPNFVIQGGCPDGTGAGGPGYSIDCETDGNNQYHDKGVLSMAHAGRNTGGSQFFICHNRENTQHLDRHHTCFGRVFEGLDVIDDIRQGDEIEKIIISEE, from the coding sequence ATGAAAACAGCTGAAATACATACTTCAAAAGGAGTAATGAAAGTTAAGTTTTACGAAGAAGATGCCCCGGGAACTGTTGCTAATTTTATCAAGCTTGCCGAATCGGGCTTTTATGACGGGCTGACTTTTCACCGAGTGATCCCTAACTTTGTTATCCAGGGAGGATGCCCGGACGGAACCGGAGCCGGTGGACCAGGCTATTCAATTGATTGCGAAACCGATGGAAACAACCAATACCACGACAAAGGTGTTTTATCAATGGCTCATGCAGGAAGAAATACCGGTGGATCGCAGTTTTTTATCTGTCATAACCGCGAAAACACTCAGCATCTCGATCGCCATCATACTTGTTTCGGACGCGTTTTTGAAGGGCTTGATGTTATTGACGACATCAGACAAGGTGATGAAATTGAAAAAATAATAATCTCGGAAGAATAA